CTTTCTCTGTATCGATGTTCTTTTCTTTGGCTGTTAATGACTGTTCTTTGCGTTCCAGCACGGTTGCTTTCTTCTCGACAGTCTCTTCCTTAGAAAGAACTCTCTGCTCATACTTCTGCAGTTCTGCCCTGCGTTCTTTTGTCTCTTTTTCGAAGTCATGTCTCGCTTTTATAGTTTCTTCTTTTACTTCCAAAGAAGCTTCACGTTTCTTCGCATCTGCTGCTTTGATTGCTTCATCTATAATCTCTCTTGCTTTATCTTCTGCATTCCCGATCGTAATTTCCATTGCCTTCTTGCTTCTTGTATTCGCTACATAGGCAGATACCGGAACTGCGATAACCAGAGTTGCGATAATGGCTATAATAATACCAACCACAGGTTTCCTCCTTATTCAATTTTTTGTGTATTCACACTCATTTAATTTTATATGTTTTTAACATAAAAGTCAAGGAAGGGATACCTCTTCTGTTCGAATTATCATTGCTGTTTTTCCTTGGATCGTAAGTCCCCCTCCAAAATCAACGGAATCTCCTGTGATCAGATCAATCCCGCATCCTGCCTGAGCATCAAAATGTGCTGTAAATTCGCCATCACCACAGTTCATTGCAAAAATGATGCGGTCTTCATTCGTTCTTCTCTGGAATACAAGAACATCTGGTGCGATCGCTAATTGTAAGTAATCTCCGTATTTTAAAGCTGGTGATCCAGCTCTTACTTTTGCCAATTGTGCAATATAGTTTGTTAATTCATTTTCTACTAAATCTTCTTTATGGATTCTTGGACGCAAGCTGTCATCACTTCCCTGTTCTTTCTTTCCTTCCATTCCCCATTCACTTCCATAGTAAACACCCGGAACTCCTGGCATCGCAAATTCCATTGCATAGATCAATGGTAAATGCTCTTTATCCTCTAACTGACTTGCGATTCTCTCCACATCATGGTTATCTACAAAATTATATAATGGAAGTCCTTTGTACAACGTCCATTCTTCTGGTCCAAACTGACGGTTTAGGGAATATCCGATCTCATGCATATTGTGTGTATTGAAACTTGAATACAAACCTTTATAACATTCATAATTTGTCACAGAATCCAACAGCTCTGGATTCACAAGCTGTGTGTAATCACCATGAAGCATTTCTCCGATCATCAAAAATTCTGGTTTCTTGCTGTGAACAAAGTCAACCAACACTTTCATGAAATTGCGGTTTAACATATAAGCAACATCCAGTCTTAATCCATCAATCCCTAATTTATCGATCCATATTCCGACAGATTCTAATAAATAATTTCTAACCTGTTCGTTGTCAAGATTTAATTTGACCAGTTCAAAATGTCCTTCCCATCCTTCGTACCAGAATCCATCATCATAGCAGCTATTCCCATCAAAATTAATATAGAACCAATCTTTATATGGAGAATCCCATTTCTTTTCTCTCACATCTTCAAATGCAAAGAACTCTCTTCCGACATGATTAAATACCCCGTCTAAGATCACCTGGATTCCTTCTTCATGCATGGCATCACACATCTTTTTAAAGTCTTCATTGGTTCCAAGTCTCTCATCGATCTTCTGATAATCTTTTGTATCATATCCATGATCACTGGATGAAAATACAGGTGAAAAATATACTGCATTCATTCCTAATTTTTTAATATGTGGAATCCAGTCTATCATCTCGAGAATTCCATGAGATGGCTGCCCATCTGTTAATGCTCTTAGTGGAAACACTTGATAAATCATTAATTCGTTCATTTTCATAGTCTCTTTTCCTTTCTGTCACTCTGTGCTTTTTAACGATTCAACCATATCGATCTTCTTCAATTGGAAATACACGAAGGCATTTACAAGAATCGAAAAAGCGATTGTTAGTAAAATACTGTAAATATAGCTTTGCACATAAATCTGCCTTCCAAACATGATCAAGTCAACTTCTGTTGTGAAGATTACGTATTTGTGTAAAATAATTCCTAAAATAATTCCTGCGATCGTTCCAAGGATCGTTAAAAGGATATTCTCTCGATACACATACGCTCCGACTTCACCGTCATAGAATCCAAGAACTTTGATCGTTGCAAGTTCCATTCTACGCTCGGAAATGTTAATGTTATTTAAGTTATATAATACCACAAATGCAAGAAGTCCTGCAGATACGATCAGAACAACCACCACAATATTTAAGTTATTGACCATATCTGACATTGTCTTCTCATCGTCGGCACAAAAATGCAGTGTTGAGGCTTCATCTCTTGCAAGAATCTGTTTTCCATTTTCCTGCATCTTTTTCTTAGATATATTCTTTTCAATACAATATATACCTGTCGTTTGTGCTTTTTTATGATACAGTTTCTCATAAAGTTTTGGTGTCATGTAGACTTTATGCTGCATGTAATTTTCTGTGATCTGACTTATTTTTGCTGTGATCTGTTTATCTCCAGACCGTTGGATCTTGATCGAATCTCCTTTTTTCACACCAAGCAGGGACGCTGCCTTTTCTGTTAAGATGATCCCATCATCATCTAACTGATACTTTGTTTTACTCTTTCGATCCTGAAGGCTGATATAGCCATTCAGATCTTTTTTGGACATTGGCTGGATCATCGTTGCATCCTGTTTTTTCCCATTAGCACGGATCGTCACTGCAGATTCGCTTACTTCTATCAAATCTGTCATATGTTCTTGTTTCTTTGCATACTGGATCAGATCTTCTTTCTTTGTCTCGCTGATCCCGTCTTTGTGTGTGATCGAGAAATCATAAGTAATGATCTCCCCATACTGCTTTTCTGAGATTGCTGAAATCGAATCTTTGATTCCAAATCCTAAGAGTAATAATGCCATACATCCACCGATTCCAAAGATCGTCATAAAGAATCTCTTCTTGTAGCGGAAGAGGTTTCGCATCGTTGCTTTCCAGATAAAACTTAATCGTTTCCAGATAAATGGAATCCGTTCTAACAAAATCCTTTTTCCTTCTTTTGGAGCAACTGGACGCATCAGCTGTGCAGGTTTTTCTCTTAATTCTTTATAACATGCAGATAATACTGCTAAAACAACAACTCCAACCGCCAGTCCACCTGCCATCACAGAATATTCGATCTCTAATGGCGTATAGACATCTCCCAGTCCTGTATACATCATTTTATAAGCGTTAATGATGATCCATGGAAGCAGTTTTTCACCGATCACTGCCCCTAGAATACTTCCACTAAGCGTTGCTGCGAGGGCATAGGTCACATATTTCATTGCAATATGAACTCCACTGTATCCCAATGCTTTCATCATACCGATCTGTGTTCTCTGCTCTTCGACCATACGTGTCATCGCTGTTAAGCTTACCAGTGCTGCAACTAAGAAAAAGATGACCGGTACCACTCGTCCTAACGCTGCAATTCTGTCTGCTTCCTGTCCGTATTCCACATAAGACTGCATCTTCTCACGGTTTAAGACATACCATTTCCCTTTCTTGATATCCTTAACATCCTGTCTGGCATCTGCAATCTTCTGCTCGGCTTCCTTGAATTTCTTTTCTGCTTTCTTTCTTGATCTCTTTAATTTTTTCTCCCCGGATGAAAGTTTTGATTCTGCTTTTGCAATCTTTTTTTCTCCAGAGGTGATCTGTTTTCTTGCTGATACTAATTTTGCTTCATTTGTTTTAATCGTTTGCTTTGCTTTCTTTAGCTGGCTGCTTTTTTGATCCAAGGTTGTTTCAGCCTTTGCAATCTTTGTCTTTGCCCTGCTGATCTGTTTTTTCCCTACATTGATCTTGCTTCTTGCTGTCTTGATCTGTTCTTTTCCTGCATTAATCTGTGCTAAGGAAGCTTTCGCTTCTGCCTGTGAGATCATTCCAGCCTGCATGGCACCCTGAATCTGCTGTTCTTTTGTCTGTAAGTTCTTCTCCTGTGTCTTTAGCTTTGCCTCCTGTGTTTTTAATTCTTTGCTTTTTGACCGAATTGTTTGTTTCTGTGTCTTTAACTGCTTTCTGGCATTCTGAATCTGTCTGATTCCTGACTGATACTGAGCTTTTGCATTCTTGATCTGCTGCTCTCCATCAGAGATCTCTTTCTTGCTTTTCGCTAATTTTGCTTTGGAATCTTTGATCCTTTGTCTGGACTTCTTTAGCTTTTTCTCGGCCTGATCTAGTTTCTTATATGCTTTTTTTCGTTCTTTTTTGAATTTCTTTTCTTTCTTGTCGATCTTCTCTTCGGCTTCTTTCTGAACAGATCTTAACCGTTTCTCATTTTCTATTTTGGAAATATCTTTGATCTCTTCTTCCAGCTGTTTTACTTTGTTTTTGTAAGCATCACTGTAGGCTCTCTCTTGCTTCGCTCCCTTCGCAGTCAGATAAACTTCTGTATAGATATCTGAGGAAAATTCTAATGGTTGCACCACAATAAAGCCTGACAACGTTCCCGTTCCAATGCCAGTGCTTCCTCTGGATCTTGAAAGATATTCTGATGAACTTCCGATTCCTGTGATCTTATAAGTTGTATCTTTCAGAGTATCCTTAAGATCATCTTCATTTCCAGAAGATAAATTTAAAACATCCCCTGTTTTCAGATCATTTTGCTGGGCATACCATTCATCTACCAGACATTCTCCCGATGCTTGTGGAAGTTTTCCATCTATGATCGTTATCTGGTTTAATTTATCAGTCTTCCCCATAACTTTGATCGCATGTTCTTCGTCACTTCCCTGCTTCCTTGCGATCACATCTACAGAATGTCCTCCTTCAACCGACTGCACATTTTTTAACTTCCGAAGGACTGTCAGATTCTCTTCTGAAATCCCAAGTGTTCCCATGACTTTGACATCCATCAGCCGACTTCCATCAAACTGGTGGTCTGCTGTGATATGCATATCTTTTTGTGTCACACGGATTCCTGAATAGAATGCAACGCCCAGTACAACGATAAAAAAGATTGATAAAAATCTCGGAAGGGTTCCTGTGATCGTTCTGTATATATCTTTATGTAATGCCGTTTTCTTCATACGCATTTCCTACCATTCAATCGTCTCCACCGGCTGAGGGTGTTCGTTTATCGTAATGTTGCTGATCTTTCCGTTCTTCATCTCGATCACACGGTCTGCCATCGGTGCGATCGCAAGGTTATGTGTGATCACAACCACTGTTTTTCCTTTCTTGTGACAGGTATCCTGCAATAATTTTAAAATAGATTTTCCTGTCTGATAATCCAGGGCACCAGTTGGCTCATCACAGAGCAAGATCTTTGGATTCTTTGCCAATGCACGTGCAATAGAAACTCTCTGCTGTTCCCCACCAGATAACTGCGCAGGAAAATTATTCAGACGGTGTCCAAGTCCCACATCTTTTAATACTTCTTCTGCTTTCAGAGGATTCTTACTGATCTGAAGTGCCAATTCTACATTCTCTGTTGCAGTAAGATTGGGCACCAGATTGTAAAACTGAAATACAAATCCTATGTCATCTCTTCGATATCCTGTCAGTTGTTTTTTATTCCATTTGGAGATATCTTCTCCATCAATATAAACAGCGCCACTGGTCGCAGTATCCATACCTCCTAAAATGTTCAAAACGGTAGTTTTTCCTGCACCACTGGCGCCAATGATCAAGGCGAACTCACCCTGATCCACCGTAAAATCGATCCCATCTACGGCTTTGGTGATCACCTCTCCTGTCTGATATATTTTCTTTACATTTTCTAACCGAATCAACTCCATAAATATGTTCTCCTTTACGTACAATTTTAACATATTTTCATTGATTCGACTAGTCTACTACTTAAACTGATTTAATGATTCATCATATTCGTATCCGATCATGGAAAGCTTTTGTTTTACTTCATTTTGATCGAGATCGAGTGACTTACACAGGTCTTCGTATGAATCGTAAAAATCTCGTAATTGTGTATTGATGTAGCTTAATAACATCACTGGGTCTTTTGGTATCATGTCTGTCTGCTACTCAAAATGTGATTAAACATACTCACATCGAGATAATGTAGACTCTCACGAGTTCTACTTACTACTTCATCGTGTATGCTTTGGATTGACCGAAATCATATCTACTCACAAGTTCTTGTACACTCCATAGTCGTAAATTCCCGAAATAGCCTTCGGTACATACCTACGTTTGCATTTATTTATGCAATTTCGTAAGTCGTAGCATCTCTCAAATTAAGTGCAGCATTGAAATCTCTATCTTCGCTATAACCACAATCACATTTGAAAATTCTATCTGAAAGTTTTAAATCTTTCTTGATTGCTCCGCAACAGTGACAGGTTTTAGATGATGGATACCATCTGTCTACAACTCGAAGTTCAATTCCGTTTTCATTGCATTTCGCCTGAAGCTTTATTCTGAATTCATAAAACTTCTGCGAAGCAACTGCCTTTGAAAGATGTTTGTTCTTCATCATTCCTGATATATTTAAATCTTCTATCGTTATATAAGATGGTTTGGTTTTCACTATCTCTGCGATTGTTTTATTGATGTGATCCGTACGAATGTTATCAATTTTATGATGAAGTTTCTGTACTTTAAGCCTCTGTTTTTGTATATTTGCTTTTTGAGTAGATTCTCCTTTCTTTAAATTTTCATACTTTCGAGAAAGATTTTTCTGTTCTCGAATAAGTTGTTTTCCAAGTTTTTTTAATCTTACTGATCTATTAATGTTCTTATAAATTTTACCATTGGAAACAATGGCAAAATCCTTTATCCCTAGGTCGATACCAATTCCTTCATTGAAACTATTAGCTATCTTGTTATTTGGAATTTCTACAAGAGCTGAAACATAGTATCTACCAGCTTTTATTGACACATGACCGCTTTTAATTACATATCCATCTTTTGTTGTTGGAATATATCCTTTTTCTTTAATGCGAACCCAACCAAGTGATGGAATATTGATCCTGTGTCTTTGACAACGGCAATCTTTTGGATTGTTCTTTACAAAATACATTTTCACATCAGATCTATTCTTCTTTTTGAATCTAGGGAAACTACTCTGATGTTTAAAAAATCTTATAAATGCGGCTTGTCCATTATTTACTGCTTGTGTTACTGCTTTTGAATAAGCTTCCTTAATCCAAAAACATTCTGGATGCTTTGGAAGATACTCATTGTTAAGCCATACTCTAAATTGGTTACTGCTCATAAACTTTTCGCCTTTATTATAAAGCTCTTTATTATGAGCAAGGTAGAAGTTGTAAATATATCTACAAGTTCCTATTGTTTTACGAATTTTGGCTTTCTGCTCCTCTGTTGGATTTATTTCTGTCTTGAAGCTCTTTAGCAATTTCCTCATCCCTTTCTATTTGTTTTTTATACTTACGAAGCCCATACAGCCTACAAGAGAACACATGGAGTATTGAAACAATATCCTGCACAAGTTCTTCTTGTGGTGATAGTTCCTCATTGTTTACTACCACTATAGTCGTATTAAACTTCATACAGAATTTTTCAAACCAATCATAACTAAATCTAATAAATCTATCTTTATGGGTTACTATTATGGTTTTAATTTTTTGTTCCATTACTTCATCTAATAATTTGTTCCACTTTTTACGGTTGTAATTAAGACCACTTCCATAATCTTCAATACACTGGTCTACAATAATTCCTTTTGCGTTACAAAACTGTCTTAAAAATGCAACTTGATTTAGTAAATCATCTTTTTGATTTCTTGTAGACACTCTAGCATAAATAACTACATGACGCTTATCATTTTCAGTATTTATACCTTTAAATTGTAGATACTGGTCATAAGTGTAATAGCGTCTATTAGTTGGAGTTCGGTTTGCTTTTAGAGTTCCTTCTCTGTCCTAACGTTGTAATGTCTTAACAGATACACCTAAAAATTCAGCAAAATCTTTTGGCTTATAATTTGTGATATTTGATGTATTCATTATAGCACTCTCCTTTGAGTATATTTAAATACATTTAATCACATTTGTTAATTATTTTAGATTCTTAATATTTCCTCCTAATATCTTTGTCTTTATACTTCTGTCACTTATATCATAAAATATTATTTAAAAAATTGGTTGTAGACCCGCCATTGTTGATCAGTGATGATAAAACAAACTCTTTCAAAACAAAATATGATATAAATGTTGCAACCAATATGGGGATCAATACAACATATGCGATCATATCTTTCTTCGTATTCGGATAACTCATCATTGCAACGATCATATAGATCATACCAAGGACTCCTCCAACTACAATGATCAGAATCGCGAACTGATACATTCCTAAAAACAATCCTAAAATTCCAAGGATCCATCCTAGACTTAATCCCAAAGATCTCATTCCTGCGATCTGACAGCTTTGAAACCAATTGATATCCGCTTCTGCCACCGCTTTCATTAATCCCATGACAAGTGCTGCGATCACAAGTGATACGATGATCACGATAATTCATTTTTCTTCATTCTTTTCTCCTCTTCTCTCGTAATACCGGTCAACACCATCTGCAATTCCTTCTGCAAGCATTGATTGATAATGATTGTCCGATAACTTCTGGTCTTCCTCTGGGTTTGACATAAATCCCATCTCAACGATCGTCACTGGAATCTTACTCCAGTTGATCCCTGTCATCTCATCTGTCTGCGTTACACCGCGGTTCACTGCCCCGGTCCTTCTGCATAATGTACTTACCACACATTCTGAAAGTTCCTGACTATCTGCCGCGATCGATCTGCAATATGGATTCGATAATGTCGGACTCATTGTCAACGCCCCATTTGCAGACTGAGAATCTGCACTATTGCAATGAATCCTTAATAAAATATCTGAACCACTTTCATTTGCCATAAGAGCACGCTTTTTATTGCTGAGTGACACATCATTCGTCTCACGGATCATATATACGTCATATCCTCTCGCGATCAATGCACTTTTTAGCTTTAACGAAACTTCCAAATTCACCTGATATTCTGTTCGTTTTGTGACAACACCTTCGGTTCCTGAGGATACCATCGGTTTTGTCTTATCAGAACCAGGTCCGATCGCTTCTTTTTCACTCATCTGTTTCTTTTGGTGTCCTGCATCGATTGCAATCTTTATACGATCTTCCTGTTGTTTTGATTGTTCCTGATCAACCGTTACTTCATTCTTTTTTTGTGTTGTCTTTTGCTTGATAATCTCTGTTCTTTTTTCTGTTGTTGGTTTTGGATGATCTTCACTGATCATTTCATCATCATTGCTGCATCCAGCACAGAAAAAACAAAGG
The sequence above is drawn from the Anaerostipes hadrus ATCC 29173 = JCM 17467 genome and encodes:
- a CDS encoding alpha-amylase family glycosyl hydrolase, with product MKMNELMIYQVFPLRALTDGQPSHGILEMIDWIPHIKKLGMNAVYFSPVFSSSDHGYDTKDYQKIDERLGTNEDFKKMCDAMHEEGIQVILDGVFNHVGREFFAFEDVREKKWDSPYKDWFYINFDGNSCYDDGFWYEGWEGHFELVKLNLDNEQVRNYLLESVGIWIDKLGIDGLRLDVAYMLNRNFMKVLVDFVHSKKPEFLMIGEMLHGDYTQLVNPELLDSVTNYECYKGLYSSFNTHNMHEIGYSLNRQFGPEEWTLYKGLPLYNFVDNHDVERIASQLEDKEHLPLIYAMEFAMPGVPGVYYGSEWGMEGKKEQGSDDSLRPRIHKEDLVENELTNYIAQLAKVRAGSPALKYGDYLQLAIAPDVLVFQRRTNEDRIIFAMNCGDGEFTAHFDAQAGCGIDLITGDSVDFGGGLTIQGKTAMIIRTEEVSLP
- a CDS encoding ABC transporter permease, with the translated sequence MKKTALHKDIYRTITGTLPRFLSIFFIVVLGVAFYSGIRVTQKDMHITADHQFDGSRLMDVKVMGTLGISEENLTVLRKLKNVQSVEGGHSVDVIARKQGSDEEHAIKVMGKTDKLNQITIIDGKLPQASGECLVDEWYAQQNDLKTGDVLNLSSGNEDDLKDTLKDTTYKITGIGSSSEYLSRSRGSTGIGTGTLSGFIVVQPLEFSSDIYTEVYLTAKGAKQERAYSDAYKNKVKQLEEEIKDISKIENEKRLRSVQKEAEEKIDKKEKKFKKERKKAYKKLDQAEKKLKKSRQRIKDSKAKLAKSKKEISDGEQQIKNAKAQYQSGIRQIQNARKQLKTQKQTIRSKSKELKTQEAKLKTQEKNLQTKEQQIQGAMQAGMISQAEAKASLAQINAGKEQIKTARSKINVGKKQISRAKTKIAKAETTLDQKSSQLKKAKQTIKTNEAKLVSARKQITSGEKKIAKAESKLSSGEKKLKRSRKKAEKKFKEAEQKIADARQDVKDIKKGKWYVLNREKMQSYVEYGQEADRIAALGRVVPVIFFLVAALVSLTAMTRMVEEQRTQIGMMKALGYSGVHIAMKYVTYALAATLSGSILGAVIGEKLLPWIIINAYKMMYTGLGDVYTPLEIEYSVMAGGLAVGVVVLAVLSACYKELREKPAQLMRPVAPKEGKRILLERIPFIWKRLSFIWKATMRNLFRYKKRFFMTIFGIGGCMALLLLGFGIKDSISAISEKQYGEIITYDFSITHKDGISETKKEDLIQYAKKQEHMTDLIEVSESAVTIRANGKKQDATMIQPMSKKDLNGYISLQDRKSKTKYQLDDDGIILTEKAASLLGVKKGDSIKIQRSGDKQITAKISQITENYMQHKVYMTPKLYEKLYHKKAQTTGIYCIEKNISKKKMQENGKQILARDEASTLHFCADDEKTMSDMVNNLNIVVVVLIVSAGLLAFVVLYNLNNINISERRMELATIKVLGFYDGEVGAYVYRENILLTILGTIAGIILGIILHKYVIFTTEVDLIMFGRQIYVQSYIYSILLTIAFSILVNAFVYFQLKKIDMVESLKSTE
- a CDS encoding ABC transporter ATP-binding protein, yielding MELIRLENVKKIYQTGEVITKAVDGIDFTVDQGEFALIIGASGAGKTTVLNILGGMDTATSGAVYIDGEDISKWNKKQLTGYRRDDIGFVFQFYNLVPNLTATENVELALQISKNPLKAEEVLKDVGLGHRLNNFPAQLSGGEQQRVSIARALAKNPKILLCDEPTGALDYQTGKSILKLLQDTCHKKGKTVVVITHNLAIAPMADRVIEMKNGKISNITINEHPQPVETIEW
- a CDS encoding DUF4250 domain-containing protein; this translates as MIPKDPVMLLSYINTQLRDFYDSYEDLCKSLDLDQNEVKQKLSMIGYEYDESLNQFK
- a CDS encoding RNA-guided endonuclease InsQ/TnpB family protein, with protein sequence MRKLLKSFKTEINPTEEQKAKIRKTIGTCRYIYNFYLAHNKELYNKGEKFMSSNQFRVWLNNEYLPKHPECFWIKEAYSKAVTQAVNNGQAAFIRFFKHQSSFPRFKKKNRSDVKMYFVKNNPKDCRCQRHRINIPSLGWVRIKEKGYIPTTKDGYVIKSGHVSIKAGRYYVSALVEIPNNKIANSFNEGIGIDLGIKDFAIVSNGKIYKNINRSVRLKKLGKQLIREQKNLSRKYENLKKGESTQKANIQKQRLKVQKLHHKIDNIRTDHINKTIAEIVKTKPSYITIEDLNISGMMKNKHLSKAVASQKFYEFRIKLQAKCNENGIELRVVDRWYPSSKTCHCCGAIKKDLKLSDRIFKCDCGYSEDRDFNAALNLRDATTYEIA
- a CDS encoding N-acetylmuramoyl-L-alanine amidase family protein; this encodes MKKIWKIMILCMILCFFCAGCSNDDEMISEDHPKPTTEKRTEIIKQKTTQKKNEVTVDQEQSKQQEDRIKIAIDAGHQKKQMSEKEAIGPGSDKTKPMVSSGTEGVVTKRTEYQVNLEVSLKLKSALIARGYDVYMIRETNDVSLSNKKRALMANESGSDILLRIHCNSADSQSANGALTMSPTLSNPYCRSIAADSQELSECVVSTLCRRTGAVNRGVTQTDEMTGINWSKIPVTIVEMGFMSNPEEDQKLSDNHYQSMLAEGIADGVDRYYERRGEKNEEK